One region of Chaetodon auriga isolate fChaAug3 chromosome 5, fChaAug3.hap1, whole genome shotgun sequence genomic DNA includes:
- the LOC143320638 gene encoding zinc finger BED domain-containing protein 5-like codes for MTGRVKGFIANVKVQNPHIVTNHCILHREALVAKTMPPELTGVLDQAVQMVNFIKSRPLKSRLFSQLCAEMGADHQSLILHTEVRWLSRGKVLSRLYELREELLEFSREHAVPHKDKLTDERWCARLAYLDDIFGHLNELNAKLQGRNENILSSMDKIRGFMGKLILWREALEQGSMDMFPLASAAPQAARERAVYAEHLQALKERFERYFPRVADIEDYDWIRDPFNQESSTEKLTMKEREECAELHADRTLKLKFSELPLDQFWLASASEYPNIYHHAIEQLLLFPTTYLCELAFSTLVYMKNNRRSRLSVEQDLRVALSSVPPRIKKICAHRQAHVSH; via the coding sequence ATGACGGGGAGAGTGAAAGGATTTATTGCTAATGTGAAAGTACAAAACCCACATATTGTGACAAACCACTGCATTTTGCATCGAGAGGCATTAGTTGCCAAAACCATGCCCCCGGAGTTGACTGGGGTGCTGGATCAGGCTGTGCAGATGGTGAATTTCATCAAATCAAGGCCCCTGAAATCTCGCCTCTTCTCCCAGCTGTGCGCGGAGATGGGAGCCGACCACCAAAGCCTGATCCTTCACACAGAGGTACGTTGGCTGTCACGGGGAAAAGTCCTGTCCCGTCTTTATGAGCTTCGGGAAGAGCTTTTGGAATTTTCACGTGAACACGCTGTCCCACATAAGGACAAGCTCACGGATGAGAGGTGGTGCGCCAGGCTGGCTTACCTTGACGACATATTTGGGCATCTCAACGAGTTAAACGCCAAGCTTCAGGGcaggaatgaaaacattttatcatccaTGGACAAGATTCGGGGGTTTATGGGCAAACTTATCCTGTGGCGCGAGGCTTTGGAACAGGGCTCCATGGACATGTTCCCGCTGGCATCAGCTGCGCCACAGGCAGCTAGGGAGCGCGCTGTATATGCCGAACACCTTCAGGCCTTAAAAGAGAGGTTTGAGCGCTATTTTCCACGTGTGGCTGACATCGAGGACTATGACTGGATCCGAGACCCATTCAACCAGGAATCCTCAACAGAAAAGCTCActatgaaagagagagaggagtgcgCAGAGCTCCATGCGGATCGCACACTGAAACTCAAATTTAGTGAGCTCCCACTGGATCAGTTTTGGTTGGCTTCTGCATCAGAGTACCCAAACATCTACCACCACGCGATTGAGCAACTTCTTCTTTTCCCCACTACTTACTTGTGTGAGTTGGCGTTCTCTACTCTGGTTTACATGAAGAACAACAGGAGGTCACGGCTCTCTGTTGAACAGGACTTGCGAGTGGCCCTCTCCTCAGTGCCACCAAGGATTAAAAAAATCTGCGCGCACCGACAGGCACATGTGTCTCACTAA